A window from Enterocloster bolteae encodes these proteins:
- a CDS encoding relaxase/mobilization nuclease domain-containing protein, translating into MATFKHISSKNADYGAAEAYLTFEHDEFTMKATLDENGRLIPREDYRISSLNCGGEDFAVACMRANLRYEKNQKREDVKSHHYIISFDPRDGTDNGLTVDRAQELGEQFCKEHFPGHQALICTHPDGHNHSGNIHVHIVINSLRIYEVPLLPYMDRPADTREGCKHRCTNAAMEYFKSEVMEMCHREGLYQIDLLNGSKERITEREYWAAKKGQLALDKENAAREAAGQPTKPTKFETDKAKLRRTIRQALSQAGSFDEFSSLLLREGVTVKESRGRLSYLTPDRTKPITARKLGDDFDKAAVLALLTQNAHRAAEQTKAIPEYPAAVKKPLQGEKAAKTTPADNTLQRMVDREAKRAEGKGVGYDRWAAKHNLKQMAATVTAYQQYGFSSPEELDEACSAAYAAMQESLAWLKQVEKTLNGKKELQRQVLAYSKTRPVRDGLKQQKNAKAKAAYRQKHESDFIIADAAARYFRENGISKLPSYKSLQAEIESLIKEKNSGYNDYRAKWEEYRRLQTVKGNIDQILRRSEPQRRKEQSHER; encoded by the coding sequence TTGGCAACATTCAAACATATCAGCTCTAAAAACGCCGACTATGGCGCAGCGGAAGCCTATCTCACATTTGAGCATGACGAGTTTACCATGAAAGCCACCCTTGATGAAAACGGGCGGCTGATACCGAGGGAGGATTACCGCATTTCTTCCCTCAACTGCGGGGGCGAGGATTTCGCTGTTGCCTGTATGCGAGCCAATCTCCGCTATGAGAAAAACCAAAAACGGGAAGATGTGAAAAGCCACCACTATATCATCAGCTTTGACCCACGGGACGGGACAGACAACGGCTTGACCGTAGACCGGGCGCAGGAGCTGGGCGAGCAGTTCTGCAAGGAGCATTTCCCCGGACACCAAGCCCTAATCTGCACCCACCCGGACGGGCATAACCACAGCGGGAATATCCATGTGCATATCGTCATCAACTCCCTGCGGATTTACGAAGTCCCGCTTCTGCCCTACATGGACAGACCAGCCGACACACGGGAGGGCTGCAAGCACCGCTGCACCAACGCCGCTATGGAATATTTCAAGAGCGAAGTCATGGAAATGTGCCACCGGGAGGGGCTTTACCAAATCGACCTCTTGAACGGCAGCAAGGAACGGATAACCGAACGGGAATACTGGGCGGCAAAGAAAGGGCAGCTTGCCCTTGACAAAGAGAACGCCGCCAGAGAAGCCGCCGGACAGCCGACCAAGCCCACCAAGTTTGAAACGGACAAGGCGAAGCTGCGCCGGACGATACGGCAGGCACTTTCCCAAGCTGGCAGCTTTGACGAGTTTTCTTCCCTTTTGCTGCGGGAGGGTGTGACCGTCAAGGAGAGCCGGGGGCGGCTTTCCTACCTCACGCCGGACAGGACAAAGCCTATCACAGCCCGAAAGCTGGGGGACGATTTTGACAAGGCTGCTGTCCTTGCCCTGCTCACGCAGAACGCCCACAGAGCTGCCGAACAGACCAAAGCCATACCCGAATACCCTGCCGCAGTTAAAAAGCCGTTACAAGGGGAAAAAGCTGCAAAAACCACCCCGGCAGACAACACCTTGCAGCGCATGGTTGACCGGGAAGCCAAGCGAGCCGAGGGCAAGGGCGTGGGCTATGACCGCTGGGCGGCAAAGCACAACCTAAAGCAAATGGCAGCTACCGTTACCGCCTATCAGCAGTACGGCTTTTCCTCCCCGGAGGAACTGGACGAAGCCTGTTCTGCCGCCTATGCCGCCATGCAGGAAAGCCTTGCGTGGTTGAAGCAGGTGGAAAAGACGCTGAACGGGAAAAAGGAGCTGCAACGGCAGGTGCTTGCCTATTCCAAGACCCGCCCTGTCCGGGACGGGCTGAAACAGCAGAAAAACGCCAAAGCAAAAGCAGCCTACCGTCAGAAGCATGAAAGTGACTTTATCATAGCAGACGCAGCCGCCCGCTATTTCAGGGAGAACGGCATTTCCAAGCTGCCGAGCTATAAATCCCTGCAAGCAGAGATTGAAAGCCTTATCAAAGAGAAAAACAGCGGCTACAACGATTACCGGGCAAAATGGGAGGAGTACCGCCGCTTGCAGACTGTCAAGGGCAATATCGACCAGATTTTACGCCGGAGCGAGCCGCAGCGCAGAAAGGAGCAGAGCCATGAACGGTAA
- a CDS encoding plasmid mobilization protein encodes MKRYNTPHRSRVVKTRMTEEEYAEFAQRLSAYHMSQAEFIRQAITGAAIRPIITVSPINDELLAAVGKLTAEYGRIGGNLNQIARTLNEWHSPYPQLAGEVRAAVSDLAALKFEVLQKVGDAVGNIQTYQL; translated from the coding sequence ATGAAACGATACAACACGCCGCACCGCAGCCGGGTAGTCAAAACACGCATGACCGAGGAAGAATACGCCGAGTTTGCCCAGCGGCTTTCTGCTTACCACATGAGCCAAGCCGAGTTTATCCGGCAAGCCATAACCGGGGCAGCCATACGCCCCATCATAACCGTTTCCCCCATCAATGACGAGCTGCTTGCCGCTGTCGGGAAGCTGACCGCCGAATACGGGAGGATCGGCGGCAACTTAAACCAGATAGCCCGGACGCTGAACGAGTGGCACAGCCCCTATCCGCAGCTTGCCGGGGAGGTACGGGCGGCGGTTTCCGACCTTGCTGCCCTAAAGTTTGAAGTCTTGCAGAAAGTGGGTGACGCTGTTGGCAACATTCAAACATATCAGCTCTAA
- a CDS encoding transposon-encoded TnpW family protein translates to MNKEPRTMQMADAAAAARAPENTPAMVKKIGKTTYKVHVHFSNTSTETMSDKIKRMLKNEIQQM, encoded by the coding sequence ATGAACAAAGAACCCCGTACTATGCAGATGGCAGACGCCGCTGCTGCGGCCAGAGCGCCGGAAAACACGCCAGCGATGGTAAAGAAAATCGGCAAGACGACCTACAAGGTTCATGTCCATTTCAGCAATACCAGCACAGAAACCATGAGCGATAAAATCAAGCGTATGCTCAAAAATGAAATTCAGCAGATGTGA
- a CDS encoding ATP-binding protein, whose translation MIEITAEIRAFIDKAAAGVELAEDEYIDPSDGLIHCKKCGGQRQTVVPCFGKSGYFMPHCICQCQREAEEQRKAAEERQRRMERIKRRKAQGLQDRYLYDYTFSNDNRQNPLMDKAHAYVENWKEAYKSNIGLLLFGDVGTGKSFFAGCIANALLDQDVPVLMTNFPTILNRLTGMFSEDRSEFIASFDEYDLLIIDDLGVERSTEYAMEQMFFVIDSRYRSRRPMIITTNLKLSELKNPPDLAHARIYDRILERCAPILFDGKNFREENAGVTRQAAKDIVNSKHD comes from the coding sequence ATGATTGAGATTACCGCAGAAATCCGGGCATTCATCGACAAGGCAGCTGCCGGTGTGGAATTGGCTGAGGACGAGTATATAGACCCGTCAGACGGGCTCATTCACTGTAAGAAATGCGGCGGCCAGAGGCAGACCGTTGTGCCATGCTTCGGGAAATCCGGCTACTTTATGCCGCACTGCATCTGCCAGTGCCAGCGGGAGGCTGAGGAGCAGCGCAAGGCTGCTGAAGAACGGCAGCGCCGCATGGAGCGTATCAAACGCCGAAAGGCACAGGGCCTGCAAGACCGTTATCTGTACGACTACACATTTTCCAATGATAACAGGCAAAACCCATTGATGGACAAGGCTCATGCCTATGTGGAGAACTGGAAAGAGGCATATAAGAGCAATATCGGGCTTTTACTGTTTGGAGATGTGGGAACCGGCAAGTCTTTTTTCGCCGGATGTATTGCCAACGCTCTACTTGACCAGGATGTGCCGGTGCTGATGACGAACTTCCCCACCATTCTGAACCGCCTGACAGGGATGTTCTCTGAGGACAGGTCAGAGTTTATTGCCAGCTTTGACGAATATGACCTGCTTATCATTGACGATCTGGGTGTAGAGCGCAGTACCGAATATGCTATGGAGCAGATGTTTTTCGTCATCGACAGCCGCTATCGCAGCCGAAGACCCATGATTATCACAACAAACTTGAAACTGTCCGAGCTGAAAAATCCGCCTGATCTGGCCCACGCCCGTATCTATGACCGTATTTTGGAACGGTGTGCGCCGATCCTCTTTGACGGGAAGAATTTCCGGGAAGAAAATGCCGGTGTCACCCGACAGGCAGCAAAAGACATTGTAAACAGTAAGCACGATTGA
- a CDS encoding phage replisome organizer N-terminal domain-containing protein — protein MSDNRKYYYLKLKENYFDDDSIVLLESMQDGVLYSNILLKLYLKSLKHGGRLQLDEDIPYTAQMIATITRQQIGTVERALQIFLKLGLVEVLDSGTFYMSNIELLIGQSSTEAERKRAARLQNKALSALRTSGGHLSDIRPPEIEIELEKEIEIKREIEKVRPETGHPSHTYGRYQNVFLTDEELADLQVSFPAVWEQYIEKLSEYMASTGKRYQSHAATIRRWAGEDAKKTVTPSRNRDYSVKEDETV, from the coding sequence ATGTCAGACAATCGAAAATATTATTACCTGAAACTCAAAGAAAACTATTTTGATGATGATTCCATCGTGCTGCTGGAAAGTATGCAGGACGGTGTGCTGTATTCCAACATTCTGCTCAAGCTGTACCTGAAATCGCTGAAACATGGCGGGCGGCTCCAGCTTGACGAGGACATCCCTTACACAGCGCAGATGATCGCTACCATTACCCGCCAGCAGATCGGCACTGTGGAGAGAGCCTTGCAGATCTTTTTGAAGCTGGGTCTTGTGGAAGTGCTGGACAGCGGCACATTCTACATGAGCAACATCGAACTTTTAATAGGCCAGTCCTCTACCGAGGCCGAGCGAAAGCGGGCTGCAAGGCTTCAAAATAAGGCTCTTTCTGCGCTCCGGACAAGTGGCGGACATTTGTCCGACATTCGTCCACCAGAGATAGAGATAGAGTTAGAGAAAGAGATAGAGATAAAGAGAGAGATAGAGAAGGTACGCCCTGAAACGGGGCACCCTTCCCACACCTATGGCCGTTACCAGAATGTTTTCCTGACGGATGAAGAACTGGCAGACTTGCAGGTCAGCTTTCCTGCTGTATGGGAACAGTACATCGAAAAGCTGTCCGAGTACATGGCTTCTACTGGCAAGCGTTATCAGAGCCATGCAGCGACCATCCGGCGTTGGGCCGGTGAGGACGCTAAAAAAACGGTCACACCCTCACGCAACCGGGATTACAGCGTAAAGGAGGATGAAACTGTATGA
- a CDS encoding cysteine-rich VLP domain-containing protein encodes MKNNKTEPIPVMDYRQYRRARKLVHECCNYIAGNCIALDDGEECICVQSISYSLLCRWFRAAVLPQDKELETALFHRLNAKKCAVCGALFTPGSNRAKYCPECAARMKRINAAKRKRKQREKCHALGAEKPL; translated from the coding sequence ATGAAGAACAACAAGACTGAACCTATCCCTGTCATGGATTACCGCCAGTACCGCAGAGCGCGGAAACTGGTGCATGAGTGCTGCAACTACATTGCCGGAAACTGTATCGCCCTGGACGATGGGGAGGAATGTATCTGTGTCCAGTCCATTTCCTACTCCCTGTTGTGCAGGTGGTTTCGGGCGGCGGTATTGCCGCAGGATAAGGAACTGGAAACGGCGCTGTTCCACCGGCTGAATGCTAAGAAATGCGCCGTATGCGGGGCGCTGTTTACCCCCGGTTCTAACCGGGCTAAATACTGCCCGGAATGTGCCGCACGCATGAAGCGGATTAACGCCGCAAAGCGCAAGCGGAAACAACGGGAGAAATGTCACGCTTTAGGGGCTGAAAAACCCTTGTAA
- a CDS encoding type II toxin-antitoxin system RelB/DinJ family antitoxin, which yields MAGNTTNISIRMDADLKAQADALFTELGMNLTTAFNIFVRQSLREGGIPFEVRLEQPNKETVAAMLEAERIAKDPSVKGYNDLDELFADLKR from the coding sequence ATGGCTGGAAATACCACAAACATCAGTATCCGCATGGACGCAGATTTGAAAGCGCAGGCGGACGCACTGTTTACGGAACTTGGCATGAACCTGACTACGGCGTTTAACATCTTTGTGCGCCAGTCGCTTCGTGAAGGCGGCATTCCCTTTGAAGTAAGGCTGGAACAGCCGAACAAAGAAACGGTTGCTGCCATGCTGGAAGCGGAAAGGATTGCAAAAGACCCGTCTGTAAAGGGCTACAATGACCTTGACGAGTTATTTGCTGACCTGAAAAGATGA
- a CDS encoding type II toxin-antitoxin system YafQ family toxin — MKETKYTVKYTTSFKKDYKRAIKRGLKIELLEQVVALLAMGEPLPDKNRDHDLSGDWAGHRECHILPDWLLVYRIEDDVLVLTLARTGTHSDLFGK, encoded by the coding sequence ATGAAAGAAACCAAATATACCGTCAAGTACACGACCAGTTTCAAAAAGGACTACAAACGAGCCATCAAGCGTGGCTTGAAGATTGAGCTGCTGGAGCAGGTCGTAGCATTGCTGGCAATGGGCGAACCGCTGCCGGATAAGAACCGTGACCATGACCTGTCCGGCGATTGGGCAGGTCATCGGGAATGTCATATTCTCCCGGACTGGCTGCTTGTCTATCGCATAGAGGATGATGTTCTGGTGCTGACGCTGGCCCGCACCGGCACACACAGCGACTTGTTCGGCAAATAA
- the mobQ gene encoding MobQ family relaxase yields the protein MFPIDFCHIPVSIIKRSAGRSAVAAAAYRSGTKLTNEWDGMIHDYTRKGGIVHAEIMLPAHAPPEFADRSILWNSVEQIEKARDSQLAREIEAALPRELSGEQQLALVRAYVKDNFVDKGMCADFAIHDKGTGNPHVHIMLTLRPLKENGQWGAKCRKAYDLDENGQRIPDGKGGWKNHREDTTDWNDKGNVEIWRAAWAAYTNRALESAGRPERIDHRSYKRQGIDKIPSVHLGPAASQMEKRGIRTDKGEVNRQIVADNKLLKEIKARITRLYRWSKAEAEKPQTQQSSLTALWEAQQQLNAPRTRTGKIRALQESAALFSFLQVNGIQSMQQLHEKIADMNSCYYDLRGKIVKAERRIAILTERGEMWEQYNQYKSIHKQLAKVKPEKREQFEQRHSRELILYDAAARYLKELKDSGEGITPKAWQREIDQLAAGKQTDTLAMKSMREELKAVERLRKTAEQLSRQERDKSHDRGPER from the coding sequence GTGTTCCCCATAGATTTCTGTCATATCCCCGTCAGTATCATCAAGCGCAGCGCAGGCCGTTCAGCCGTTGCCGCAGCTGCTTACCGCAGTGGAACCAAGCTGACAAATGAATGGGACGGAATGATCCACGACTACACCCGGAAAGGCGGCATTGTCCATGCGGAGATCATGCTGCCTGCCCACGCCCCGCCGGAATTTGCAGACCGTTCTATCCTCTGGAACAGCGTGGAGCAAATCGAGAAAGCAAGAGACAGCCAGCTTGCCCGCGAGATTGAGGCAGCTTTACCCCGTGAACTGTCCGGCGAACAACAGCTTGCCCTTGTGCGTGCCTATGTGAAGGACAACTTTGTAGACAAAGGAATGTGCGCCGACTTTGCTATCCATGACAAGGGAACCGGCAACCCTCATGTCCATATCATGCTGACGCTCCGGCCGTTGAAAGAAAATGGACAGTGGGGCGCAAAGTGCCGCAAGGCATACGATCTGGACGAGAATGGACAGCGTATCCCGGATGGGAAAGGCGGCTGGAAAAATCATCGGGAGGATACGACCGACTGGAACGATAAAGGAAATGTGGAGATTTGGCGGGCAGCGTGGGCAGCCTACACCAACCGGGCACTGGAATCTGCCGGTAGACCGGAGCGTATTGACCACCGCAGCTACAAGCGGCAGGGCATTGATAAAATTCCCTCTGTCCATCTGGGGCCAGCTGCCAGCCAAATGGAAAAGCGCGGTATCCGCACCGACAAGGGGGAAGTAAACCGACAGATCGTCGCCGACAACAAGCTGCTGAAAGAAATCAAAGCTCGCATTACCCGTCTTTATCGCTGGTCGAAAGCGGAAGCGGAAAAACCACAAACGCAGCAAAGCAGCTTGACCGCCTTGTGGGAAGCCCAACAGCAGTTGAACGCTCCCCGCACCCGCACCGGCAAAATCCGGGCTTTGCAGGAAAGCGCTGCACTATTCAGCTTTTTGCAGGTAAACGGCATCCAGTCTATGCAGCAGCTTCATGAAAAAATCGCTGATATGAACAGCTGTTACTATGACCTGCGGGGAAAGATCGTCAAGGCTGAGCGCCGGATCGCCATTCTTACCGAACGCGGGGAGATGTGGGAACAGTACAACCAGTACAAGTCCATCCACAAGCAGCTTGCCAAAGTAAAACCGGAAAAACGGGAACAGTTTGAGCAGCGCCACAGCCGGGAACTGATCCTGTATGATGCAGCAGCCCGGTATCTGAAAGAACTGAAAGACAGCGGCGAGGGGATCACCCCGAAGGCATGGCAGCGGGAAATCGACCAGCTGGCCGCCGGAAAGCAGACGGACACGCTTGCCATGAAATCCATGCGGGAGGAGTTGAAAGCAGTGGAACGGCTCCGCAAAACCGCCGAGCAGCTGTCCCGACAGGAAAGGGACAAGTCTCACGACCGTGGGCCGGAGCGGTAA
- a CDS encoding DUF3847 domain-containing protein, whose translation MNEKITAQPPKEERQEVLKEIRQLENRKKILENKQRNEERRVRTRRLIERGAILEGIFPLASSLSGAEVKAFLIALSYLPGAAELTANLPKSGDMP comes from the coding sequence ATGAACGAAAAAATTACAGCCCAACCCCCAAAAGAAGAACGGCAGGAAGTCCTGAAGGAGATCCGGCAGCTTGAAAACCGCAAGAAGATTTTGGAGAACAAGCAACGAAACGAAGAACGCAGGGTTCGCACCCGCCGCCTGATTGAGCGCGGAGCCATTTTGGAGGGGATTTTCCCGCTGGCTTCCAGCCTTTCCGGCGCAGAGGTCAAAGCATTTCTGATTGCCCTGTCCTATCTTCCGGGGGCTGCGGAATTGACTGCAAACCTGCCAAAATCCGGGGATATGCCATAA
- a CDS encoding RNA polymerase sigma factor has product MQTINLKQYYPFCKEDIFVEVSDEIVEAFLLDKRAEAARERKMFRYKAFYSLDCNDGIENAAIGWAQPSPEDHLIEKEELAEYEELIRRLYEAISSLPPMQARRVHARYMLGMKVKDIAAMEGITPSQAGKSIHAALRRLRRYFARQKWTVNL; this is encoded by the coding sequence ATGCAGACCATCAATCTCAAACAATATTATCCATTTTGCAAAGAGGACATTTTTGTGGAGGTGTCCGATGAGATCGTCGAAGCGTTTCTTCTGGATAAGAGAGCCGAGGCCGCCAGAGAACGCAAGATGTTCCGGTATAAGGCGTTTTACTCCCTCGATTGTAACGATGGAATCGAAAATGCTGCAATCGGCTGGGCGCAGCCATCGCCGGAGGATCATCTGATAGAAAAAGAAGAATTAGCCGAATACGAAGAACTGATACGGCGATTGTATGAAGCCATTTCTTCCCTGCCGCCTATGCAGGCTCGCCGTGTCCACGCCCGCTATATGCTGGGTATGAAAGTGAAAGATATTGCCGCAATGGAGGGTATCACACCATCACAGGCGGGAAAATCCATCCACGCTGCACTGCGGAGGCTGCGCCGGTACTTTGCGCGTCAGAAATGGACGGTCAATCTATAA
- a CDS encoding RNA polymerase sigma factor — MEVTINYNGQAVAVEVTLEVYEFLDRADHKTENLFHEQRRHWDGREFDEYIITTEGVGAYGETPEEYLCRMETLHELMAVLDTCTEAQRRRFLLYALDGLSLAEIGVLCGCSKVAVYQSVEAVRKKFINFFESRLNE, encoded by the coding sequence ATGGAAGTTACCATCAATTATAACGGACAAGCTGTGGCCGTGGAGGTCACGCTGGAAGTCTATGAATTTCTTGATCGGGCAGATCACAAAACGGAGAACCTGTTCCATGAACAGCGGCGGCATTGGGATGGCCGGGAGTTTGACGAGTACATCATTACCACCGAGGGTGTAGGAGCCTACGGCGAAACGCCGGAAGAATACCTTTGCCGCATGGAAACGCTACATGAGCTGATGGCAGTTCTGGACACCTGTACCGAGGCCCAGCGCCGCCGGTTCCTGCTCTATGCGCTTGACGGGCTGAGCCTTGCAGAGATCGGTGTGCTGTGCGGCTGCTCCAAAGTGGCTGTGTATCAAAGTGTGGAGGCGGTCAGAAAAAAATTTATAAATTTCTTTGAGAGCAGGCTTAACGAATGA
- a CDS encoding ABC transporter permease gives MWNLLKAELLKLRRCQILWVGLVALALCPLVQYGSQLIVEAEYRNPNYDFSTLFENVVWGNTQMFFPISLVMIGSWLIDRESTHDTLKNIMTIPVSMPKMLGAKLFWVGIFAVLLGIYSVGVTLITGLTVGLSGLTVEVFFHGGTQIVLAALTTYLVCMPLILIFGQIRGAYLGGSILAFFLGYSMLFFKGGILASIYPFSAALILVGFDMSGYAGTTTAPNPLLAVIGVGIMVLWAVLLLLMSSNKKEIKSRKQANSKGKGKRAVRRKGR, from the coding sequence ATGTGGAATTTATTAAAAGCAGAATTGCTCAAGCTACGCCGGTGCCAAATACTTTGGGTGGGGCTGGTGGCGCTTGCACTCTGTCCGTTGGTGCAATATGGGAGCCAGCTGATTGTGGAGGCGGAGTACCGAAATCCAAACTATGATTTTTCCACTCTGTTTGAGAATGTTGTCTGGGGCAATACGCAGATGTTTTTTCCGATTTCACTGGTGATGATTGGCAGCTGGCTGATTGACAGAGAATCCACCCATGATACGCTGAAAAACATCATGACAATTCCTGTTTCCATGCCGAAAATGCTGGGAGCTAAGCTCTTTTGGGTCGGGATTTTTGCAGTCCTGCTGGGAATATACAGCGTTGGCGTTACCTTGATTACTGGATTGACGGTTGGATTATCGGGACTGACAGTGGAAGTGTTTTTTCATGGAGGTACACAGATCGTGTTGGCAGCTCTGACGACCTATTTGGTCTGTATGCCGCTGATCTTGATTTTTGGGCAGATCCGAGGGGCATATCTGGGAGGTTCCATTCTGGCGTTTTTCCTTGGATATAGCATGCTGTTCTTCAAAGGCGGTATCCTTGCCAGCATCTATCCGTTTTCTGCTGCGCTGATTTTAGTGGGCTTTGACATGAGTGGATATGCCGGAACAACCACAGCCCCGAATCCTTTGCTGGCAGTCATTGGGGTTGGCATCATGGTTCTCTGGGCGGTGCTGTTGTTACTGATGTCCAGTAACAAAAAAGAAATAAAATCCCGTAAACAGGCAAATTCCAAGGGAAAAGGAAAGCGTGCTGTACGCAGGAAAGGAAGGTGA
- a CDS encoding ABC transporter permease, with product MLKLIKCEFLKLKRKPLVFISLLLSVFMPLAYAFFLADVNTDVDAVNGVMSSLFQLSAYLLLMPLLVILASNLLFEELDNDTLKNLVTIPINRTKLVLSKMLVLLLFAVGFMAVGGLVNLAVLLFQGWEPVGFWTLFGVGIEEGLIMWVGALPCILLVVLLNKNYIVSVVITFFYTTANYILSMSDAFLTQPFGLNIGTLFPGPLAFRWTFQFYDQSQTSAELADLLERISPYFLNGVQVFGVIVGEAVVFLALIALVYRRQEI from the coding sequence TTGCTTAAACTAATCAAATGCGAATTTTTGAAATTAAAACGGAAGCCCTTGGTATTTATTTCTCTGCTGCTTTCTGTTTTCATGCCATTGGCTTATGCTTTCTTTCTGGCAGATGTAAACACTGATGTGGATGCTGTAAATGGAGTGATGTCCAGCCTGTTCCAGCTCAGTGCTTATTTGCTTTTGATGCCGCTCCTTGTGATACTGGCTTCCAATCTGCTGTTTGAGGAGCTGGACAATGACACACTAAAAAACCTTGTTACCATACCGATAAACAGAACCAAGTTGGTGCTGTCCAAGATGCTGGTTTTGCTATTGTTTGCCGTTGGCTTTATGGCAGTTGGAGGATTGGTAAATCTTGCGGTTTTGCTGTTTCAGGGCTGGGAGCCGGTTGGGTTTTGGACCTTGTTTGGCGTTGGGATAGAAGAAGGGCTGATTATGTGGGTAGGCGCACTTCCATGTATCCTGCTCGTTGTTCTTCTTAATAAAAACTATATCGTGTCGGTCGTGATTACCTTTTTCTATACGACTGCAAATTATATCCTTTCGATGAGCGATGCGTTCCTCACACAGCCTTTTGGTTTGAATATCGGAACCCTGTTTCCGGGACCGCTGGCTTTCCGCTGGACCTTCCAATTTTATGACCAAAGCCAGACCAGTGCGGAATTGGCAGACTTGTTGGAACGGATCAGTCCGTATTTTCTGAATGGTGTTCAGGTGTTCGGTGTGATTGTTGGGGAAGCCGTTGTATTTCTTGCGCTGATTGCGTTGGTTTACCGGCGCCAGGAAATCTAA
- a CDS encoding ABC transporter ATP-binding protein, with protein sequence MDTNYIIETKNLTKQYGSQKSVADLNIHVKRGRIYGLLGRNGAGKTTTMKMLLGLTKPTSGEVKIWGKPLQGNEKKLLPRIGSLIESPGFYPNLTGTENLRIFATLRGVPNNHAIKDALDLVGLPYKDKKLFSQYSLGMKQRLAIALAVMHDPELLILDEPINGLDPIGIAEVRSFIRELCDARGKTILISSHILSEISLLADDIGIIDHGALLEEESLAELEQKSSKHIRFTLSDTAQAARILERNFHENHFSIQDDHNLRLHNLDLPVGKIVTAFVENGLEVSEAHTCEESLEDYFKRVTGGEGIA encoded by the coding sequence ATGGATACAAATTACATCATTGAAACAAAAAATCTGACGAAGCAATATGGCTCACAAAAGAGTGTGGCTGACTTAAATATCCATGTGAAGCGTGGGAGAATTTATGGTCTGCTGGGCAGAAACGGAGCCGGAAAAACCACTACCATGAAAATGCTGTTGGGCTTAACGAAGCCGACTTCCGGGGAGGTCAAAATCTGGGGGAAACCCTTGCAGGGGAATGAAAAGAAATTGCTGCCCCGTATTGGTAGCTTGATTGAGTCTCCCGGCTTTTATCCCAATCTGACCGGCACAGAGAACCTGCGTATCTTTGCTACCCTGCGGGGCGTACCAAACAATCATGCCATCAAAGATGCTCTGGATCTGGTAGGACTGCCTTACAAAGATAAAAAGCTCTTTTCACAGTATTCTCTTGGTATGAAGCAGCGGCTTGCCATCGCCCTTGCCGTTATGCACGATCCAGAACTTTTAATTTTGGATGAGCCGATCAACGGTCTCGATCCTATCGGTATTGCAGAAGTACGCTCCTTTATTCGGGAGCTTTGCGACGCAAGAGGAAAAACCATTTTGATTTCCAGTCACATTCTTTCGGAGATTTCCTTGCTGGCTGACGATATTGGAATTATCGACCACGGCGCATTGCTGGAAGAAGAAAGCCTTGCTGAACTGGAGCAAAAAAGCAGTAAGCATATCCGGTTTACACTCTCTGATACTGCACAGGCGGCAAGAATTTTGGAACGCAATTTCCATGAAAACCATTTTTCCATACAGGACGACCACAATCTGCGCCTGCACAACCTTGATCTGCCTGTGGGGAAAATTGTAACTGCCTTTGTAGAAAACGGATTGGAGGTATCGGAGGCGCATACCTGTGAAGAAAGTCTTGAAGATTACTTCAAGCGTGTGACAGGGGGCGAAGGAATTGCTTAA